In Paenibacillus kyungheensis, the following are encoded in one genomic region:
- a CDS encoding stalk domain-containing protein, whose product MSKKKWIIPIYIAAMALTGSAGVYASSTLESITASLNHNLNIEISGKAYKPTGPNGESLSPIVYQGTTYLPVRSISEALNTDVNYDSSNNKILITPKSNASATSKPASTSTGTSNSTSTTPNTATTTPTVTDKASINTSTPSATTPPPAIETLNPNDSGRIDAAGTAPEVVTNIVPVNPALSIVNTPLITTKYLPLDFPFPSDATSISLRESVAGDKKQLLMIYATQMDLVTLGKAYQAYYGAQGVVESNNRIQPDALSLVGTKDDAFGVSIQGNPRSVAPGYNQIRVTLVQQ is encoded by the coding sequence ATGTCTAAAAAGAAGTGGATTATTCCTATTTATATAGCGGCTATGGCATTAACAGGATCAGCTGGCGTCTATGCAAGTTCTACACTCGAAAGTATTACAGCTTCGCTTAATCATAATCTTAATATTGAAATCAGTGGTAAAGCGTATAAGCCGACTGGACCTAATGGAGAATCGCTGTCTCCGATTGTGTATCAAGGAACGACTTATTTACCAGTGCGTTCAATCAGTGAAGCACTAAATACAGATGTAAATTATGATTCAAGCAATAACAAAATTTTGATCACACCCAAGTCTAATGCTAGTGCCACTAGCAAACCTGCTAGCACTTCAACAGGCACTTCAAATAGTACTTCAACGACTCCTAATACTGCCACGACGACTCCAACCGTAACCGATAAAGCTAGTATCAATACATCTACACCATCTGCTACCACACCGCCGCCTGCTATAGAAACATTGAATCCGAATGATAGCGGTCGTATTGATGCCGCAGGCACAGCTCCAGAAGTAGTAACTAATATTGTACCTGTGAATCCAGCACTGAGCATAGTCAACACACCGTTGATTACGACCAAATATTTGCCACTGGATTTCCCTTTCCCATCCGATGCGACATCGATTAGCTTACGAGAATCGGTAGCAGGCGATAAAAAACAATTGTTAATGATCTATGCAACTCAAATGGATCTCGTTACACTTGGAAAAGCATATCAAGCTTATTATGGTGCGCAAGGTGTAGTGGAATCCAATAACCGTATTCAGCCGGATGCACTTAGTCTAGTTGGCACCAAAGATGATGCATTTGGCGTTTCTATTCAAGGCAATCCACGTTCGGTAGCTCCAGGTTACAATCAGATTCGAGTCACTTTAGTACAACAATAA
- a CDS encoding glycoside hydrolase family 32 protein yields MKHTGILSIFTYRLIAVIMLILCSLSLVGITSAQATATPETTLVSSSAVTITQAKTNISSWMIKGKGTMRDSTAGIVLTSDTKENVSAISATLSADFVYEADVTIQDMQTDASLVFRSDAEGGASYWLQIKPTSGQLQLRDASGTNSTLQQSYDVDVQAGQTYHLKVKASGSQLSVYWDKQYRPVMQVTDTTYHSGYLGLHVWDGSVTFQNVILSDLNTNLKTPLLTTGIWMPHISGKIVTATQESIKVYNLRSTDLIAEADISFADNRQGSTAGLIFHANDKATTGYIAYLRNQGNTISVELRKRDGTLIAKSAQNYMHQLSSNHHLEIRMIQNRIQVFIDGYTPAAITVTDNSYTQGYTGMIAQGGQIIFQDVFVTAPADYYTEQYRPQYHYSASRNWISDPNGMVYFEGEYHLFYQDGGQWGHSVSTDLVHWKRLPFALKWNDLGHIWSGSAIADTTNASGLFGSSGGKGLIAYYTSYDPDAPNGNQKIGLAYSTDKGRTWQYSQDHPIVIQNPGHTSTEAGGWDFRDPKVVRDEANQRWVMVVSGGDHIRFFTSTNLIDWTWTDNFGYGDYIRGGVWECPDLFPLPDDQGHIKWVLMISTGANPQTAGSDAEYFIGDLTPAGTFINSNPAGKVLKVDWGKEFYAAMSFAHVPDGRRITMAWMTNWDYPFAFPTTAWKGEMTIPRELSLRNTAEGLRLFQKPLTELSSLRTPLRTITNQVISEQSPNVLADLQAGSYEIEAEIELPATSPAQAWGFEVRKGNNHKTDIGYNSAEQSLFIDRSLSGNTSFAELFSKRQSAILQPINRRVQLRIFVDASSVEVFANDGQVVFSDLILPDSQDTGMLLYSKNGEIKIINVTVYRLQSIWKL; encoded by the coding sequence ATGAAGCATACAGGTATCTTATCTATCTTCACGTATAGATTGATAGCGGTCATCATGCTGATATTATGCAGTCTCAGTCTGGTAGGGATAACTTCTGCACAGGCGACAGCAACACCAGAGACTACTCTTGTATCAAGTAGTGCAGTAACGATTACTCAGGCCAAAACCAATATCTCCTCATGGATGATCAAAGGAAAAGGAACGATGAGAGACAGTACAGCAGGGATCGTATTAACTTCAGATACCAAAGAAAATGTCAGTGCGATATCAGCGACATTATCGGCTGATTTTGTCTATGAAGCCGATGTGACTATTCAAGATATGCAGACAGATGCTTCACTTGTTTTTCGCTCTGATGCTGAAGGGGGAGCTAGTTACTGGTTACAGATTAAGCCAACATCCGGGCAGCTTCAGCTTCGAGATGCTTCAGGAACGAATAGTACTTTGCAACAGTCATATGATGTCGATGTTCAAGCTGGGCAGACGTATCATTTGAAAGTCAAAGCCAGCGGCTCTCAGTTAAGCGTCTATTGGGATAAGCAGTATCGTCCTGTGATGCAAGTAACAGATACCACCTATCATTCCGGTTATCTGGGCTTGCATGTATGGGATGGAAGTGTAACTTTTCAAAATGTTATTCTTAGCGATCTCAATACCAATCTAAAAACCCCTTTGCTTACTACAGGGATATGGATGCCTCATATCTCTGGAAAGATCGTCACTGCAACGCAAGAGTCTATAAAAGTATACAATCTGCGTTCAACCGATCTGATCGCCGAAGCAGATATTTCGTTTGCAGACAATAGACAGGGCAGTACAGCAGGTCTGATTTTCCATGCTAACGATAAAGCGACTACAGGTTATATCGCTTATCTACGCAATCAAGGCAATACTATCAGTGTCGAGTTGAGAAAAAGAGATGGAACACTGATCGCCAAATCTGCTCAAAATTATATGCATCAGCTCAGCAGTAATCATCATCTAGAAATTCGAATGATCCAAAATCGTATTCAAGTCTTTATCGATGGATACACACCAGCCGCTATTACAGTAACAGACAACAGTTACACCCAAGGGTATACCGGTATGATTGCGCAAGGCGGCCAGATTATTTTTCAAGATGTGTTTGTTACAGCACCAGCCGATTATTATACAGAACAATATCGTCCACAATATCATTATTCTGCTTCACGTAACTGGATCAGCGATCCAAATGGAATGGTGTATTTTGAAGGCGAATATCATTTATTTTATCAAGATGGAGGACAATGGGGACATTCAGTAAGCACAGATCTTGTTCACTGGAAAAGGCTTCCGTTTGCTCTAAAATGGAACGATCTAGGGCATATTTGGTCAGGATCGGCTATCGCTGATACTACAAATGCTTCCGGTCTATTTGGTTCTTCGGGTGGCAAAGGATTGATTGCTTATTATACTTCTTATGATCCTGATGCGCCTAATGGCAATCAGAAAATAGGATTAGCTTACAGCACAGATAAAGGACGCACATGGCAATATTCACAAGACCATCCGATCGTTATCCAAAATCCAGGTCATACGTCTACTGAAGCTGGTGGATGGGACTTCCGTGATCCTAAAGTAGTAAGAGATGAAGCCAATCAACGCTGGGTAATGGTGGTGTCTGGCGGAGATCATATTCGCTTTTTTACTTCAACCAATTTGATCGATTGGACATGGACAGATAATTTTGGCTATGGCGATTATATCCGAGGCGGAGTATGGGAATGCCCTGATCTATTTCCTTTACCCGACGATCAAGGACATATCAAATGGGTGTTGATGATCAGCACAGGAGCCAATCCGCAAACAGCAGGTTCAGATGCAGAATACTTTATCGGCGATCTCACTCCTGCGGGTACATTTATCAATAGCAATCCAGCTGGTAAAGTATTAAAAGTAGACTGGGGAAAAGAGTTTTATGCGGCAATGTCATTTGCTCATGTACCGGATGGACGACGGATAACGATGGCGTGGATGACCAATTGGGATTATCCATTTGCTTTTCCAACAACAGCATGGAAAGGTGAAATGACGATTCCGCGAGAATTATCGTTACGCAATACAGCAGAAGGGTTACGTTTATTCCAAAAACCACTGACTGAACTGTCTTCGTTACGTACACCTTTACGAACGATTACGAATCAAGTGATCTCAGAGCAGTCGCCTAATGTATTGGCTGATCTGCAAGCAGGCAGTTATGAGATTGAAGCCGAAATCGAATTACCAGCAACCTCTCCTGCACAAGCTTGGGGATTTGAAGTGCGTAAAGGCAATAACCACAAAACAGATATCGGCTATAACAGTGCAGAACAGTCACTATTTATCGATCGATCGTTGTCAGGCAATACCAGCTTTGCTGAATTATTTTCGAAAAGGCAATCTGCAATCCTACAACCGATCAATCGCCGAGTCCAATTACGTATCTTTGTCGATGCTTCTTCGGTTGAAGTATTTGCCAATGATGGTCAGGTCGTTTTTTCTGATCTGATTTTGCCAGATTCACAGGATACCGGTATGCTTTTGTATAGCAAAAATGGAGAAATCAAAATCATAAATGTAACAGTGTATCGTCTCCAAAGTATCTGGAAACTATAA
- a CDS encoding glycoside hydrolase family 32 protein — MIIQSQEKYRPLYHFTPQQGWINDPNGLVYFNDEYHLFFQYHPDGTTWGPMHWGHAISSDLVNWQEQSIALAPDEYGTIFSGSAVVDWHDSTGFFGGQAGLVAIFTHHDHNHELDRAQQRQSLAYSLDAGRTWIKYQCNPVLEHKELIDFRDPKVFWHQATEQWIMILACGQTVHLYRSPNLKEWTFLSEFGEGIGSHDGVWECPDLFPLVVDGQSAITKWVMLVSIGSSDEYIEGSRTQYFIGDFDGTTFTPDASSYKVRWLDYGRDHYAGVCWSDIPAEDGRRICIGWMSNWKYANLTPTELWRGAMSLPRELTLEQRAQGITLIQQPVQELLPMRNTILSLEHVTIADIQSKLNTLLLESYEIHMTADIHSQFALKLRTSQHQATVVGYEGDKGEIYIDRTDSGDHHFHPDFAGKHIANVHQDQSVIDLRIYVDRSSIELFANDGQVVITDLIFPEPDAQGLDIQSLSQDLPVASFHIYQLIPS; from the coding sequence ATGATTATTCAATCACAAGAAAAATACCGACCGCTATATCATTTTACCCCTCAGCAAGGGTGGATCAATGATCCGAATGGATTGGTCTATTTTAATGATGAGTATCATCTCTTTTTTCAATACCATCCCGATGGAACAACATGGGGACCGATGCATTGGGGACACGCCATCAGTTCAGATCTGGTGAACTGGCAGGAACAATCTATCGCACTAGCACCTGATGAGTACGGCACTATTTTCTCTGGCAGTGCAGTGGTCGATTGGCACGATTCTACAGGTTTTTTTGGCGGACAAGCTGGATTAGTCGCTATCTTTACCCATCATGATCATAACCATGAATTGGATCGTGCTCAGCAACGACAAAGTCTAGCGTACAGTCTGGATGCAGGTCGAACATGGATCAAATATCAGTGCAATCCTGTATTAGAACATAAGGAACTGATCGATTTTCGTGATCCCAAAGTATTCTGGCATCAAGCTACGGAACAGTGGATTATGATTCTAGCTTGCGGGCAGACCGTTCATTTGTATCGTTCACCGAATTTGAAAGAGTGGACATTTCTTAGTGAATTTGGAGAAGGGATAGGTTCGCATGATGGAGTGTGGGAATGCCCTGATCTGTTCCCATTAGTGGTCGATGGTCAATCGGCAATCACCAAATGGGTGATGTTAGTCAGTATTGGAAGCAGTGATGAATATATCGAAGGGTCACGAACTCAATATTTTATCGGAGACTTTGATGGAACTACATTTACACCGGATGCTTCTTCTTATAAGGTGCGCTGGCTTGATTATGGGCGAGATCATTATGCAGGTGTATGCTGGTCAGATATTCCGGCTGAAGATGGTCGGCGTATATGTATCGGCTGGATGAGCAATTGGAAATATGCCAATCTAACGCCTACCGAATTGTGGCGTGGGGCGATGTCTCTACCGCGCGAACTTACGTTAGAACAGCGAGCTCAAGGCATAACCCTTATTCAACAACCTGTACAAGAGTTACTCCCGATGCGTAACACGATACTATCGTTAGAACATGTCACTATCGCAGATATTCAGAGCAAGCTGAACACTTTACTATTGGAAAGTTATGAGATTCATATGACCGCTGATATTCATAGTCAATTTGCTTTGAAATTACGTACATCACAGCATCAAGCGACTGTTGTCGGGTATGAAGGGGATAAAGGTGAAATTTATATCGATCGCACCGATTCAGGAGATCATCATTTCCACCCTGACTTTGCAGGAAAACATATAGCCAACGTGCATCAAGATCAATCGGTGATTGATTTACGTATCTACGTAGATCGCTCTTCTATTGAACTATTTGCTAATGATGGACAAGTCGTTATCACCGATCTTATTTTTCCAGAACCTGATGCACAGGGGTTAGATATTCAATCACTGAGTCAAGATCTACCAGTGGCATCATTTCATATCTATCAGCTAATACCTTCTTGA
- a CDS encoding ABC transporter substrate-binding protein, translating into MKMIQKVSISGLTIALLLTGCNSGASNQNTDPNGKVTLNFLTQSSALAPADPNDKLINKRLEEKTGIHINWKNYTTDQFVEKRNLAVASGDLPDGIFDAGYSDYDLLKLAKDGVIIPVDDLINNYMPNFQKVLKKAPEYKKMITAPDGHIYSFPWIEELGTGKEAIQSVDDFPWINQAWLKKLGLKMPKTTEELKQVLIAFKTQDPNGNGEADEIPLSFIDKPGGEDLTFLYGSFGLGDNWDHTVVTNDGKVVFTASDNGYKDAINYIHSLYQEGLIDVESSQQDWNTYLAKGKDKRYGLYFTWDKANITGSNDDYELMNPLAGPNGQINVTRTNGMGFDRGKMVITSTNQQIEATAKWIDQLYEPLQSVQDNWGTYGDTKEQNIFKFDKKKGMLEHLSLEGSAPVEVRQKTNIAGPLAVLNEYYGKYTTMPDDAAARLKLMKKVMVPHMQADHIYPKVFFSIEELDRLSTIETDLFAYVQRKRTEWYQNGKVNEEWPAYLQELDRLGLQEWLQIKQSGYDRNQQ; encoded by the coding sequence ATGAAAATGATCCAAAAAGTGTCTATCTCTGGCTTAACAATAGCGCTACTTTTAACAGGTTGCAACTCGGGTGCATCCAATCAAAATACCGATCCCAATGGTAAAGTGACTTTGAATTTTTTGACCCAAAGTTCTGCGCTTGCTCCTGCTGATCCGAACGATAAATTAATCAATAAACGGTTGGAAGAAAAAACAGGTATTCATATCAACTGGAAAAATTACACGACCGATCAGTTTGTGGAAAAAAGAAATTTGGCAGTTGCGAGTGGCGATCTTCCAGATGGTATCTTTGATGCTGGATATAGCGATTACGATCTGCTCAAATTAGCTAAAGATGGCGTGATTATTCCGGTAGATGATCTGATCAACAACTATATGCCTAATTTTCAAAAAGTATTAAAAAAAGCACCTGAGTACAAAAAAATGATTACAGCGCCAGACGGACATATTTATTCTTTCCCATGGATTGAAGAATTAGGGACAGGTAAAGAAGCGATTCAATCGGTAGATGATTTCCCTTGGATCAACCAAGCATGGCTCAAAAAGTTAGGGCTTAAAATGCCTAAAACGACAGAAGAGTTAAAACAAGTATTGATCGCTTTCAAAACGCAAGATCCGAACGGTAACGGAGAAGCTGATGAAATTCCGCTATCTTTTATCGATAAGCCAGGTGGCGAAGATTTGACCTTTTTGTATGGATCATTTGGACTCGGCGATAACTGGGATCATACTGTCGTTACCAATGATGGCAAAGTTGTTTTTACCGCATCGGATAACGGATACAAAGATGCGATCAATTATATTCATAGCTTGTATCAAGAAGGTCTAATTGATGTGGAATCTTCTCAACAAGATTGGAATACGTATCTAGCAAAAGGAAAAGACAAACGTTACGGATTGTATTTCACATGGGACAAAGCCAATATTACCGGTTCTAATGATGATTATGAATTGATGAATCCGTTGGCTGGCCCAAATGGACAGATTAATGTAACCCGTACAAATGGAATGGGATTTGACCGCGGTAAGATGGTCATTACCAGTACCAATCAACAAATAGAAGCAACAGCTAAATGGATCGATCAATTATACGAGCCACTACAATCGGTACAAGATAACTGGGGAACGTATGGAGATACTAAAGAGCAAAATATTTTCAAATTCGATAAAAAGAAAGGCATGTTAGAACATCTTTCTTTAGAAGGATCAGCGCCTGTTGAAGTACGTCAAAAAACCAATATCGCTGGCCCGCTAGCAGTTCTCAATGAGTATTACGGCAAATACACAACAATGCCTGATGATGCGGCAGCACGATTAAAACTAATGAAGAAAGTAATGGTTCCGCATATGCAAGCTGATCATATTTATCCTAAAGTATTCTTTTCTATTGAAGAGTTGGATCGCTTATCGACGATAGAAACGGATCTGTTCGCTTATGTCCAACGCAAACGTACAGAATGGTATCAAAATGGCAAAGTGAATGAAGAATGGCCTGCATATCTACAAGAATTAGATCGTCTGGGACTACAAGAATGGCTACAAATCAAACAATCAGGATATGACCGCAATCAGCAATAG
- a CDS encoding carbohydrate ABC transporter permease, giving the protein MNMASSRMDRFIIILNYILLTFSVLIIIVPLIYIVIASFMDPIALLNKGISFNVSSWSLEGYRKILGNEAMTRGFINSVFYSVSFSILTVIVSVFAGYALSVNELKGRNLFMTMFIVTMFFGGGLIPTYLLVKNLGMLDTVWAILLPGIVNVWDIILARTFFKGIPNELKEAANVDGANDWTIFFRIVLPLSKPIIFVIALYAFVGQWNSYFDAMIYLDNAKLYPLQLVLRSILIQNQTMPGMIGDQLAMAELKRLSEMIKYSSIVISSLPLLVMYPFFQKYFEKGVMVGSLK; this is encoded by the coding sequence ATGAATATGGCATCCTCACGTATGGATCGGTTCATTATTATTTTAAATTATATTCTGCTGACGTTCTCAGTACTGATTATTATCGTACCGCTTATCTATATTGTAATCGCTTCCTTTATGGACCCTATCGCTCTACTCAATAAAGGGATTTCCTTTAATGTATCCAGTTGGAGCTTAGAAGGATACCGCAAAATTTTGGGCAATGAAGCGATGACGCGCGGATTTATCAATTCTGTGTTTTACTCGGTTAGCTTTTCGATTTTAACAGTGATTGTGTCTGTATTTGCAGGTTATGCGTTATCTGTAAATGAATTAAAAGGTCGCAATCTATTTATGACCATGTTTATAGTCACGATGTTTTTTGGCGGTGGATTGATTCCTACGTATTTGCTAGTCAAAAATCTAGGCATGTTAGATACAGTCTGGGCGATCTTATTACCGGGGATTGTGAATGTCTGGGATATTATTCTAGCACGTACGTTTTTCAAAGGTATTCCAAATGAATTAAAAGAAGCCGCGAATGTCGATGGAGCAAACGATTGGACGATCTTTTTCCGTATCGTATTGCCGCTGTCCAAGCCTATTATTTTTGTCATCGCTTTATATGCATTTGTCGGTCAATGGAATTCTTATTTTGATGCCATGATCTATCTTGATAATGCGAAGCTGTATCCGTTGCAATTGGTGTTGCGTTCTATTTTGATTCAGAACCAGACGATGCCCGGTATGATCGGTGATCAATTGGCGATGGCAGAGCTGAAGCGTCTATCTGAAATGATCAAATATTCTTCGATTGTGATTTCAAGTCTGCCGTTGTTAGTGATGTATCCATTTTTCCAAAAGTATTTTGAAAAAGGTGTTATGGTCGGTTCGCTCAAATAA
- a CDS encoding ABC transporter permease gives MKAGKGETIHRKTLKKKQNHYFLYALLAPALILTIVFKYIPMYGAIIAFKDFSPLKGILRSDWVGLKYFEKFLHSPNFTDIFTNTISLSLLGLICSFPIPIVLALMLNQVRQAKIKKNVQLVLYAPNFISVVVIVGMLFIFLSPVGPINQLVSAIFGQPLMFMSEPEYFRWIYILSGIWQGAGWSSIIYVAALAGVDPELHHAASLDGANLLQRILHIDLPTIRPIMAIVFILAAGGIMSIGFEKAYLMQTSMNLPSSEIIATYVYKVGLQAGDYSYSAAVGLFNSVINVFLLVAVNFVVKKLNEGEGLY, from the coding sequence ATAAAAGCAGGAAAAGGTGAAACGATACACAGGAAAACATTGAAAAAAAAGCAAAATCATTATTTTCTATACGCGTTGTTAGCCCCGGCTCTTATACTGACGATCGTATTTAAATATATTCCGATGTACGGAGCGATTATTGCTTTTAAAGACTTCAGTCCACTCAAAGGTATTTTGCGAAGTGATTGGGTCGGGCTTAAATATTTCGAAAAGTTTTTACATTCACCGAATTTCACAGATATTTTTACCAACACGATTTCGTTAAGCTTGCTAGGTCTAATCTGTAGCTTTCCTATTCCTATTGTACTAGCGCTAATGCTCAATCAAGTCCGACAAGCCAAAATAAAGAAAAATGTACAACTGGTGTTGTATGCACCGAACTTTATCTCTGTTGTTGTTATTGTCGGGATGTTATTTATCTTTTTATCGCCTGTCGGTCCTATCAATCAACTGGTCAGTGCGATATTTGGTCAACCGCTGATGTTTATGTCAGAACCCGAATATTTTAGATGGATCTATATTTTGTCAGGAATCTGGCAGGGTGCAGGATGGTCTTCTATCATTTATGTGGCGGCTTTGGCAGGTGTTGATCCTGAGCTACATCATGCGGCAAGTCTGGATGGAGCTAATCTACTACAACGTATTCTGCATATTGATCTACCAACGATTCGACCGATTATGGCGATTGTGTTTATTTTAGCGGCAGGAGGCATTATGTCGATAGGTTTTGAAAAAGCATACTTAATGCAGACATCTATGAATTTACCTTCCTCTGAGATTATTGCAACCTATGTATACAAAGTAGGGCTACAAGCAGGTGATTATTCTTATTCTGCGGCAGTTGGATTATTTAATTCTGTGATCAACGTCTTTTTATTAGTAGCTGTCAACTTTGTAGTGAAAAAACTCAATGAAGGCGAAGGCCTCTATTAA
- a CDS encoding LacI family DNA-binding transcriptional regulator, giving the protein MKKEKVTIQDIADALNISRNTASKAINGNTTIPIETRNKVIQKAAELKYKQFAYVESDYLMPKSTGNVALLTSSLPNNSHFGSFLISGFEKRMSMEGYTISIHIVREADIQSLTLPNNFEASKMDGIICIELFDSDYSKKITSLGLPTIFIDCAVDLPSPSLQADLLLMENEHSVYEMTKTLIQQGHQRIGFVGDYNHCKSFNERWIGFNRALVEAGIALDRSCCILGKDREFFEEKDWIDRHFKAMSHKPSAFVCTNDFIAVHLVQVLKANQIKIPEDISVCAFDDASESRIVDPPLTTVHIFSTDMGINAAETLLARIKNPNRPYQISHVQTHPIFRESSAVLHQSSLPSQS; this is encoded by the coding sequence ATGAAGAAAGAAAAAGTGACTATTCAGGATATTGCAGACGCTCTAAATATATCCCGCAATACCGCTTCCAAAGCTATTAATGGCAATACAACGATCCCGATTGAAACACGAAATAAAGTCATTCAAAAAGCAGCCGAATTAAAATATAAACAATTTGCTTATGTAGAATCTGACTATTTAATGCCCAAGTCTACCGGTAATGTCGCTCTGTTAACGTCAAGTCTGCCTAACAATTCGCATTTTGGTTCTTTTCTGATTAGTGGATTTGAAAAGCGAATGAGTATGGAAGGATATACGATCTCTATTCATATTGTGCGTGAAGCAGATATTCAGTCCTTGACGTTACCTAACAATTTTGAAGCTTCCAAAATGGATGGTATTATTTGTATCGAATTATTTGATAGCGATTACAGTAAAAAGATCACCAGTCTCGGATTGCCTACGATCTTTATTGACTGTGCAGTCGATCTACCTTCGCCTTCATTACAAGCCGATCTACTCCTTATGGAAAATGAACATAGTGTATACGAAATGACCAAAACGTTAATACAGCAAGGCCATCAACGAATAGGTTTTGTAGGCGATTATAATCACTGTAAAAGCTTTAACGAACGCTGGATCGGCTTCAATCGAGCTTTGGTAGAGGCAGGGATTGCTTTGGATCGATCTTGTTGTATTTTGGGTAAAGATAGAGAATTTTTCGAGGAAAAAGATTGGATCGATCGTCACTTCAAAGCGATGTCTCACAAACCTTCTGCTTTTGTATGTACGAATGATTTTATCGCTGTTCATCTTGTACAAGTACTCAAAGCCAATCAAATAAAAATACCTGAAGACATATCGGTCTGTGCTTTTGATGATGCTTCAGAATCTCGGATTGTCGATCCTCCTTTAACTACAGTGCACATCTTTAGTACTGATATGGGAATCAATGCCGCAGAAACATTGTTAGCTCGTATCAAAAATCCGAATCGTCCGTATCAAATATCGCATGTACAGACTCATCCTATTTTTCGTGAATCTTCGGCTGTACTGCATCAATCATCGCTTCCATCTCAATCTTAA
- a CDS encoding stalk domain-containing protein: MISRKWIVTACIAGATLIGSTGVYAGANLQSISAYLNNGLSIQVNGSAYTPTANGQTLAPITYQGTTYLPVRSIADALQVGVKYDATANQVVINSTPPTSTANGTTSTTSANTSMNTAPITMTTQVFPTKYLPQDIPFPSDAHATSVNEDLAGNGEKQSFIIYTTQEDLVTLGNAYQTYFEGQGLNETNSIIDSDSLSIVGEVEGSYGISIQGNPLPNQPNYNQINFTWTEQPASAD; encoded by the coding sequence ATGATTTCACGTAAATGGATCGTTACCGCTTGTATAGCAGGAGCAACACTGATTGGATCAACAGGAGTCTATGCAGGAGCTAATTTGCAATCGATAAGTGCTTATCTTAATAACGGTCTTTCGATTCAAGTCAATGGAAGTGCATATACGCCAACAGCGAATGGACAGACATTAGCACCGATCACGTATCAAGGCACAACGTATCTTCCTGTACGTTCTATAGCAGATGCCCTTCAAGTGGGAGTCAAATATGATGCTACAGCTAATCAAGTGGTTATCAATTCTACACCACCAACCAGTACTGCAAATGGAACAACCAGCACAACCTCTGCGAATACAAGTATGAATACTGCACCGATTACGATGACGACACAGGTATTTCCAACCAAGTATTTACCGCAAGATATTCCGTTTCCATCGGATGCGCATGCCACAAGTGTGAATGAAGATCTGGCTGGTAATGGAGAAAAGCAATCGTTTATTATTTATACTACCCAGGAAGATCTGGTGACTTTGGGCAACGCTTATCAGACCTATTTTGAGGGACAAGGATTAAATGAGACCAACTCGATTATTGATTCCGATTCATTAAGTATTGTAGGAGAAGTAGAAGGAAGTTACGGAATTTCGATTCAAGGCAATCCATTACCAAATCAACCGAATTATAATCAGATCAATTTCACATGGACCGAACAACCTGCTTCTGCTGATTGA